A segment of the Candidatus Zixiibacteriota bacterium genome:
AATTTAACCGCCTTCCCTATTATCCCATTTGGGACCGAACCGCTTATGTATTAAATATAATATATCAATTTTATGTGATAGTCAAGGTAAATTTTAGAGGAATTATTAAAATACTATATTGAAAAAAAAGGCGTTTGTTATTACAATAATAATGTTGTGGTTGGCGTTCGCCTTAGGCGAACTCGTCTGCCAGCAGCTACGTTTGAGATATTACAAAAATAAAAGCATTGAAAGAACATGGATAATTACAAAAACACTGCTCAAGCCTGGCATGGCAAGAACCTCGATGTCAAGATATTATTCTCCGTAGCCGGTCTGGCTACGCAAATCTGGATAGAGAACGAACAGGGTTCTTTATTAATAGACACCGGCGACGGGACGCTAAGAGATATTGTCGCCAACAAGCTTGATTATAAAAAAATAAAGGGCTTGCTGTATACACACGGTCATTTTGACCATATGGGCGGCTTGCATACAATTTTGTCGTTCCTCAGAATGATAGGCAGGACTGAGCCTTTGCCAATTATCGCCCCTGCTGGCTGCACTGAGGTTTTCTCTACAATTGATAATTTCATAAGGTGTTATCCTGATTCCACTGCCTATGAAATTCTCTGCAGGAAAGGCAATTCGGATGATTGTTTTGAGCTTTCCGGCATGGCAATCAAGCCGTATCCGGTTGTTCATTGCGGAAGTATAATGGATGGCCGCATACTGGATCAAATTCCTGCTTTTGGCTATAGGATTTCTTGCCGTGATGAACATATAGCCATAAGCGGCGATACGGGAGACTGCCCTGCCTTGCGAGAGCTTGTTCAGGATGCCGATTTGGCGATTATCGAAGCATCATATAAAGACAGCGCCAATATATCTAAGGATATTCTAAAGAAAGTGCATCTATCCGAGGATTTGGCAATAGAAATAGGAAAAACAGCGAAAGAATATATACTTGTGCATAAGATAAGGCGATAAACGCAAAATACTTGCAAACAATAGAATATTCCGCATACTTGACAAATACCGAATATTTTGTATATTATGTTCGCCATGAGTTAATTTTAAGGCTATTATATAATAAGCGCAGTTTTAATGATGGAGGAAAATATGAGATTAACTGTAACGCTAATTATGTTTTATATTTTCATAACAGTTGGCTCACCCTTAGCCGATCCGCCGCCGTATTATGATTTACGTGATGTTGACGGCGAA
Coding sequences within it:
- a CDS encoding ribonuclease Z; translated protein: MDNYKNTAQAWHGKNLDVKILFSVAGLATQIWIENEQGSLLIDTGDGTLRDIVANKLDYKKIKGLLYTHGHFDHMGGLHTILSFLRMIGRTEPLPIIAPAGCTEVFSTIDNFIRCYPDSTAYEILCRKGNSDDCFELSGMAIKPYPVVHCGSIMDGRILDQIPAFGYRISCRDEHIAISGDTGDCPALRELVQDADLAIIEASYKDSANISKDILKKVHLSEDLAIEIGKTAKEYILVHKIRR